CATCCAAACTTCTCTCTCAGCACCTGCCTTTCTTGTAATCtttaatcatatttgtattgaaGCCAATGATAAACAGTGGATTGCTGTGCCTTCATGCCTCATCTTATTACTCACAGCTACATCGAGGCAACAGCTGCTGTTGGCACGTCGACTCAGTACAACTGTGTCTGCCCTCAGACAGCTCAGAGACTCGACACAAATGTCACGCCTTTCTGACTTCTTTAAACTTTGTGGCTTCATGACAAACGAAGAATACTGACAGGATATTTCCTCTCAATAACACAGATTGCATGCATTTATCGTAGAACATTACAGTGAGAAGTCATAAACCAGATTTGGCCCTTTGATAGTTTCTAAACTGAAAGTGTATCTGATCTGAGCACACATCCGTTGAAGCATTTGTTAATTAAATGGACGGCCATCTCAGTGAAACGGAGAGGCGTTTCCTCTATCTCATCATATTATGTCAACTATAAGTCATTTGTAGTATTACACAACTTGTTTGCTGCTTGAGCAATAGAGAGACAAACAACATAAATGGCAATTAAGTGCTAATGTGCAATATATCTACACATGTAGTAACCATGATCCCATAATGTACTCTGTTTTTACCCACCACTGATACTCTGCTCTCTAATATATTTATCCATATGAGGCAACACATGTTGAATGATCTTTAAGTACTTCCTGCAAATAACCAAACCTCATAAACACATACTTAAAGTATCTCATGCTATAACTGTCTATAAATAGGAAACAATCAGGTCCAGAATCCCCAAACTCACCATCATAGAGAAAGCCAGCGCCACAATATTGATGGGCCATGCAGGGCAGAAACAGGTGAACATGGTGAGACAGAGGTAGTTCCTCAGAGGGGGGATCTCCTGGGCTTCCCCAGACTTCAGGTGGTCAGCGCTGCCGTTCAACGAGGACTTGGTGGTCATGACCGGCTGCCGTTCCCCCCGAAACAGTAAAAGCAGGGAGGTGAAGCACAGGGCTGAGACActgggagggaggaggtggaggcgaGGGAGGGGAGGCAGCAGGGCAGTTATAATAGAGGAGAGAAATCAGCCAGCAGAGAGACATGAGAGCAGGCTGCTGGAAAGTCTGAGTGGGCTGAAGACTCAAAATGCTGTTGTAATCTGGAGACAGTGACAGGAAAAGGAAGACATatcc
The sequence above is drawn from the Plectropomus leopardus isolate mb unplaced genomic scaffold, YSFRI_Pleo_2.0 unplaced_scaffold28925, whole genome shotgun sequence genome and encodes:
- the LOC121938232 gene encoding transmembrane protein 233-like isoform X2 → MTTKSSLNGSADHLKSGEAQEIPPLRNYLCLTMFTCFCPAWPINIVALAFSMMAQKSYDEEDYDGSKRLGRKALHLGIVSFVIGFVIITAYTIVHFTTHLV